The following coding sequences are from one Nonlabens arenilitoris window:
- the sucC gene encoding ADP-forming succinate--CoA ligase subunit beta, which produces MNLHEYQGKEILASYGVTIQRGKVATTAAEAVAAAKELTEETGTGWHVIKAQVHAGGRGKGGGVKLAKNLEQVEEIAGQIIGMDLVTPQTSAEGKRVHQVLVAEDVYEPGEVEVEEFYMSVLLDRAQGKNMIMYSTEGGMDIETVAEETPHLIFTETIDASHGLQGFQARRIAFNLGLSGKAFKEMTKFVAALYNAYVGSDSALFEINPVLKASDNRIIAVDCKITLDENALFRHKDLAAMRDTREENPTEVEAKAVGLNYVDLDGNVGCMVNGAGLAMATMDLIKQAGGEPANFLDVGGTADAKRVEEAFRIILKDDKVEAILVNIFGGIVRCDRVAQGIVDAYKNMGDAINVPIIVRLQGTNAEIAKELIDNSGLDVQSAVEFQEAADKVQAVIA; this is translated from the coding sequence ATGAATCTTCACGAATATCAAGGAAAAGAAATATTAGCTAGTTATGGTGTAACTATACAGCGAGGTAAAGTAGCAACTACTGCTGCAGAAGCTGTAGCGGCTGCAAAAGAATTAACTGAAGAAACTGGTACTGGATGGCACGTTATAAAAGCCCAAGTACACGCCGGTGGACGTGGTAAAGGTGGTGGAGTAAAACTTGCCAAAAATCTTGAACAAGTTGAAGAAATAGCTGGACAGATCATAGGTATGGACCTAGTAACACCACAGACTAGTGCTGAGGGAAAACGTGTTCACCAAGTTCTAGTGGCTGAAGATGTATATGAGCCAGGTGAAGTAGAGGTAGAAGAATTCTACATGTCTGTACTTCTAGACCGTGCACAAGGAAAAAACATGATCATGTATTCTACAGAAGGTGGAATGGATATCGAGACTGTTGCCGAGGAGACGCCGCATTTAATCTTTACAGAGACGATAGACGCATCACATGGTTTACAAGGTTTTCAAGCAAGACGTATTGCGTTTAACTTAGGTTTAAGCGGTAAGGCATTTAAAGAAATGACAAAGTTTGTTGCTGCTTTATACAATGCATATGTAGGATCAGATTCTGCTTTATTTGAAATCAATCCAGTATTAAAAGCGAGTGATAACCGTATTATCGCAGTAGATTGTAAAATCACACTAGATGAAAACGCATTATTCCGTCACAAAGATCTTGCAGCAATGAGAGATACACGTGAGGAAAACCCAACTGAGGTTGAAGCAAAAGCGGTAGGATTAAACTATGTAGATCTAGATGGTAATGTAGGTTGTATGGTAAACGGTGCAGGACTTGCTATGGCAACAATGGACCTTATCAAACAAGCTGGTGGAGAACCTGCAAACTTCCTAGATGTAGGTGGTACTGCAGATGCAAAGCGTGTTGAAGAAGCTTTCCGTATTATTCTTAAAGATGATAAGGTAGAGGCTATTCTTGTAAATATCTTTGGTGGTATTGTAAGATGTGACCGTGTGGCACAAGGTATTGTAGATGCATACAAAAACATGGGTGACGCTATCAATGTGCCTATCATTGTAAGACTACAAGGTACTAATGCAGAAATCGCAAAAGAATTGATCGACAACTCTGGTCTTGATGTACAAAGTGCTGTTGAATTCCAGGAAGCTGCAGATAAAGTACAAGCGGTAATCGCTTAA
- a CDS encoding alanine dehydrogenase: protein MSQHLSPFTKDQLLPQEERLEIQRSKQELLIGIPKETQHQEKRIVLTPDAVAALTAHGHRILMEKGAGNGSNFTDSQYNEAGAELTSDRNKVFSCPTILKVAPPSLEEIELIKPQSVLISALQIKTRNKTYFEKLAAKKVTALAFEFIQDDSGNYPAVSALSEISGIASILIASELLSSGANRTGQLFGNITGVPPVDVVIMGAGVVGEFAARTALGLGANVKVFDNSITKLRNLQDKVSQQLYTSTLQPKYLLKALRRCDVVVGALSGSNRAPVVVTKTMVENMKQGSVIMDISIDMGGCFETSEVTTHDKPTFEKYGVTHYCVPNIPSRYSKTASISLSNIFTPYLLNIAEDGGIEHAIRMDKGLKCGIYMYHGINTNKSVGSWYNLPYSDVNLLIF from the coding sequence ATGAGTCAACACCTATCTCCATTTACTAAAGATCAACTCTTACCACAAGAGGAACGCCTAGAGATACAACGATCTAAGCAAGAACTACTTATAGGAATCCCTAAAGAAACACAACATCAAGAAAAACGTATTGTTCTTACACCAGATGCAGTAGCAGCGCTCACGGCTCATGGTCATCGCATTTTAATGGAAAAAGGTGCAGGAAATGGATCTAATTTTACAGACTCACAATATAATGAAGCTGGCGCAGAACTTACTTCTGATAGGAATAAAGTCTTTTCTTGCCCTACCATATTAAAAGTCGCTCCACCTTCCTTAGAAGAAATTGAACTCATAAAACCACAAAGCGTTTTAATATCTGCTCTACAGATTAAAACTAGGAACAAAACCTATTTTGAAAAATTAGCTGCTAAAAAAGTTACCGCACTAGCTTTTGAATTTATTCAAGATGACAGTGGTAATTATCCTGCGGTAAGTGCTTTAAGTGAAATATCTGGAATAGCTTCCATACTTATCGCTAGTGAATTATTAAGTAGTGGTGCAAACCGTACAGGACAGCTTTTTGGTAATATTACTGGTGTTCCACCTGTAGACGTGGTCATTATGGGTGCTGGTGTTGTAGGAGAGTTTGCGGCACGCACCGCATTGGGACTAGGTGCAAATGTTAAAGTATTTGATAACTCTATTACTAAGTTGCGTAACCTTCAAGATAAAGTAAGTCAACAGCTATACACCTCTACCCTACAACCTAAATATCTACTAAAGGCTTTGAGAAGATGTGATGTCGTGGTAGGTGCTTTATCTGGTAGCAATAGAGCTCCTGTAGTCGTGACTAAGACTATGGTAGAAAACATGAAGCAAGGATCTGTGATCATGGATATAAGTATAGACATGGGTGGTTGTTTTGAAACTAGTGAAGTCACTACACACGATAAACCTACATTTGAAAAATATGGTGTCACACACTATTGTGTACCTAATATACCTTCACGATACTCAAAAACCGCATCTATTTCATTAAGTAATATTTTCACACCTTACTTGCTTAATATCGCCGAAGATGGTGGGATTGAACATGCTATAAGAATGGATAAAGGCCTTAAATGTGGTATCTATATGTACCACGGCATCAACACAAACAAATCTGTAGGATCATGGTATAACTTACCGTATAGCGACGTAAATTTGCTCATCTTTTAA
- the tsaE gene encoding tRNA (adenosine(37)-N6)-threonylcarbamoyltransferase complex ATPase subunit type 1 TsaE, whose amino-acid sequence MNITYHIDDIDQVARQILAHTTNKAILFNAPMGAGKTTLINAMCKQLGINEVTSSPTFSIVNEYKTDKITVYHFDLYRLEHTEELLNIGVEDYIDSDAYLFVEWPDLLEPYLESFTIINIEILSPNQRKVVLS is encoded by the coding sequence ATGAATATCACGTATCATATAGACGATATAGACCAGGTAGCAAGACAAATTCTAGCTCATACCACAAATAAGGCAATATTGTTCAATGCACCTATGGGAGCAGGCAAAACAACCCTTATAAACGCAATGTGTAAACAATTGGGAATAAATGAGGTAACCTCTTCTCCTACTTTTTCTATAGTGAACGAGTATAAAACCGATAAAATTACCGTTTATCACTTTGATTTATACCGATTAGAGCACACTGAAGAGTTATTGAACATAGGTGTCGAAGATTATATCGATTCTGATGCATACCTTTTTGTAGAATGGCCAGATCTCTTAGAACCTTATTTAGAGAGCTTTACGATAATAAATATAGAAATTCTAAGTCCTAATCAAAGAAAAGTCGTACTATCATAA
- a CDS encoding proline dehydrogenase family protein, whose translation MENPFNNTEIAFSLKSNRELRKAHFLFKMMGYPSLVNFGSAVMMKSLQWKLPVKGLIKHTVFEHFCGGTTEEECEPVVEKMFVKGVSSILDYSVEGKEDEADFNAVVDKKLKLIKHAAKSDALPFEVVKPTGIGRFYIWQKVTEKKELTTAEQAEWQRIKDRVLLLSQTAYDNDIALLFDGEESWMQDAADELIRDMMLQFNKEKAIIYNTLQCYRHDRLDYIKSLYEDAKENNFIVGVKIVRGAYMEKERARAQEMGYESPICANKMATDEMFNSAMFFILDHLDVIKLCIGTHNESSTMQALEILAKKGVAPQDHDVWFGQLYGMSDNLTFNLAQMNYNTFKILPFGPIQDVMPYLIRRAQENTSVAGQTGRELILIKQEMKRRGL comes from the coding sequence ATGGAAAATCCTTTTAACAACACAGAGATTGCTTTTTCATTAAAAAGTAATCGCGAGCTGCGCAAAGCTCATTTTCTATTTAAGATGATGGGTTATCCATCGTTAGTCAACTTTGGTTCTGCTGTGATGATGAAATCGCTACAGTGGAAGCTGCCCGTAAAAGGCCTTATTAAACATACGGTATTTGAACATTTTTGTGGTGGTACTACTGAAGAAGAATGTGAACCAGTGGTAGAAAAAATGTTTGTTAAAGGTGTGAGTAGTATCTTAGATTATAGTGTTGAAGGAAAGGAAGATGAGGCCGATTTTAATGCTGTCGTTGATAAGAAATTGAAACTTATTAAACATGCTGCAAAATCTGATGCCTTACCATTTGAAGTAGTGAAACCTACTGGTATAGGTAGATTTTACATCTGGCAAAAGGTCACTGAGAAAAAAGAACTCACTACTGCAGAGCAGGCAGAGTGGCAACGTATTAAAGATCGAGTATTATTACTATCGCAAACGGCATATGATAATGATATCGCTTTACTTTTTGATGGTGAAGAAAGCTGGATGCAAGATGCTGCAGATGAGTTGATACGTGACATGATGTTACAGTTCAACAAAGAAAAAGCTATTATTTACAACACGCTACAATGCTATAGACATGATCGCTTAGATTATATAAAGTCACTGTATGAAGATGCCAAAGAAAACAACTTTATAGTAGGTGTTAAAATAGTGCGAGGTGCTTATATGGAAAAAGAGCGAGCACGTGCTCAAGAAATGGGATATGAATCACCCATCTGTGCTAATAAAATGGCGACAGATGAGATGTTTAACAGTGCTATGTTTTTTATCCTTGATCATCTAGACGTTATTAAGTTGTGTATAGGAACGCACAATGAATCTAGTACCATGCAGGCTTTAGAGATTCTTGCAAAGAAAGGTGTTGCGCCACAGGATCATGACGTATGGTTTGGACAACTGTATGGTATGAGTGATAATCTGACTTTTAACCTTGCGCAAATGAATTATAATACGTTCAAAATATTACCTTTCGGTCCTATACAAGATGTGATGCCATATTTAATACGTAGAGCGCAAGAGAACACATCAGTCGCTGGACAAACCGGTAGAGAGTTGATATTAATTAAGCAAGAAATGAAAAGACGTGGTCTTTAA
- a CDS encoding GNAT family N-acetyltransferase: MKKEYIFKSERLGFRNWDETDLTEFAIINADLEVMEHFPKPLTEKETAEFIDRLKNHYTKNGFNYFATEILESGELIGFIGLAFQEYKTDFTPAVDIGWRLKKSAWGKGYATEGAKKCLEFAFNELNLDKIISTCTEKNSKSENVMKKIGMEKIGEFKHPKLKEYPEYEKCICYEINKNVWQQRV; encoded by the coding sequence TTGAAAAAAGAATACATTTTTAAATCTGAAAGACTTGGATTTCGCAATTGGGACGAAACTGATTTGACCGAATTTGCGATAATAAATGCGGATTTGGAAGTGATGGAACATTTCCCAAAACCATTAACAGAAAAGGAAACAGCGGAATTTATCGACCGACTTAAAAATCACTATACAAAAAATGGATTCAATTACTTCGCAACGGAAATTTTAGAAAGTGGAGAATTAATCGGATTTATTGGTTTGGCATTTCAAGAATATAAAACTGACTTTACACCTGCTGTTGACATTGGTTGGCGATTAAAAAAAAGTGCTTGGGGAAAAGGATATGCAACCGAAGGCGCAAAAAAATGTCTTGAATTTGCATTTAATGAACTGAATTTAGATAAAATCATTTCCACGTGTACAGAGAAAAATTCTAAATCGGAAAACGTGATGAAAAAAATCGGAATGGAAAAAATCGGAGAATTTAAACATCCGAAATTGAAAGAATATCCCGAATACGAAAAATGTATTTGTTACGAAATAAATAAAAACGTGTGGCAACAACGTGTATAA
- a CDS encoding T9SS type A sorting domain-containing protein has product MKHLYSFLILAFYTITAQAQYIEFDFDNATINGNTVTQDVTVNGIGYRLTAVHGSNSTAALFDDGTGDLSLRGTGGSRPEQNWTISLIKAGSAENFDFVSVDYFNNSGSTHTFIVGDSNNNAISAQTNIPPSDAGTILVATPANATNLPSCLIFGLTFFATTDTYFDNLRIKPVSLLSNEDQTLESVQYFQNSNHNLVLSHYKLEGATIEVLNLNGQLLSTTTANAIDYEVDVTNLSSGLYIARVTLDNQVETIKFIR; this is encoded by the coding sequence ATGAAACACTTATACTCTTTTTTAATTTTAGCCTTTTATACAATAACAGCCCAAGCTCAATATATCGAGTTTGATTTTGATAACGCGACCATTAATGGGAATACGGTAACACAAGACGTAACTGTTAATGGTATAGGGTACCGTTTAACAGCGGTACATGGTTCTAATAGTACGGCAGCATTATTTGATGATGGAACAGGAGACCTATCTTTAAGAGGTACTGGTGGCTCTAGACCAGAACAAAATTGGACGATATCGTTAATTAAAGCAGGATCTGCAGAGAATTTTGATTTTGTAAGTGTCGACTATTTTAATAATAGTGGTTCAACACATACCTTTATAGTAGGTGATAGTAATAATAATGCCATATCTGCACAGACTAACATACCGCCCAGCGATGCAGGAACGATACTAGTAGCAACACCTGCAAATGCGACTAACTTACCATCGTGTTTGATATTTGGTTTGACGTTTTTTGCAACTACAGATACTTATTTTGATAACTTACGCATCAAACCGGTATCGTTATTATCTAATGAAGATCAAACACTAGAAAGTGTACAGTACTTTCAAAATAGTAATCACAACTTAGTTTTATCGCATTATAAGTTAGAAGGCGCGACTATAGAAGTTTTAAATTTAAATGGACAGCTATTATCTACAACAACAGCAAATGCGATTGATTATGAAGTTGATGTGACCAACTTATCGAGTGGATTGTATATCGCAAGGGTTACTTTAGATAATCAGGTAGAAACGATTAAGTTTATAAGATAG
- the aroB gene encoding 3-dehydroquinate synthase — translation MNPITIKDFTIYFENQGFEAINQWIRENQPSTIFILVDDKTMENCYPYLMPKIETTAIIEVIEIDHGEEFKNIDTCAGVWSALVELGCDRNSLMINLGGGVITDLGGFIASTIKRGIPFIHIPTSLLGMVDASIGGKNGVDLGHLKNQIGVINPPIMTIIDPAFLNTLPQQHLVNGSIEMFKHGLISDRVYWKDMLNVTDYLNETFNSLIYQSAIIKSDIVAMDPFEKGPRKALNYGHTAGHAIESFLMEHEEREAVLHGEAIAAGIVVESFLSVQYASLSMDAYQEIKDWYTSLNFSFSFTDQEVQEMIELMKYDKKNTNGEIKFVLLESIGSFVTNQVVATEDILQAFNELKK, via the coding sequence ATGAACCCTATTACTATAAAAGACTTCACCATTTACTTTGAAAACCAAGGATTTGAGGCAATCAATCAATGGATCAGAGAAAACCAACCATCTACTATTTTTATTCTTGTTGACGATAAGACGATGGAAAACTGCTATCCTTACTTAATGCCTAAGATTGAAACGACGGCAATTATTGAGGTGATAGAAATCGATCATGGCGAGGAATTCAAAAATATTGACACCTGTGCTGGTGTATGGAGTGCACTAGTTGAGCTAGGTTGCGACCGCAACAGCTTAATGATTAATCTAGGTGGCGGCGTGATTACTGACCTAGGAGGTTTTATAGCGTCCACTATTAAAAGAGGTATCCCATTTATACACATCCCTACTAGTTTATTGGGTATGGTAGATGCTTCCATAGGTGGTAAAAATGGTGTAGACTTAGGCCATCTTAAAAATCAAATAGGTGTGATCAATCCACCTATCATGACCATTATTGATCCTGCATTTTTAAATACATTACCACAGCAACATTTAGTTAATGGTAGTATTGAAATGTTTAAACACGGTTTAATCAGTGATCGCGTGTACTGGAAAGACATGCTCAATGTAACTGATTATTTAAATGAGACCTTTAATTCCCTAATCTATCAAAGCGCTATCATTAAAAGTGATATTGTTGCCATGGATCCATTTGAAAAAGGACCACGTAAAGCCCTTAACTATGGTCATACCGCAGGACACGCAATAGAATCGTTTTTAATGGAACATGAGGAACGAGAAGCTGTTCTACACGGTGAGGCTATTGCTGCTGGGATAGTGGTTGAATCTTTTTTAAGTGTTCAATATGCTAGCTTATCGATGGATGCTTATCAAGAAATTAAAGACTGGTATACTTCTTTAAATTTTTCATTCTCATTTACTGATCAAGAAGTACAGGAGATGATTGAACTTATGAAATATGATAAAAAGAATACTAATGGCGAGATTAAATTTGTACTGCTAGAAAGTATAGGGTCCTTTGTCACTAATCAAGTTGTTGCAACTGAGGATATTTTACAAGCATTTAATGAATTAAAAAAATAA
- a CDS encoding bifunctional response regulator/alkaline phosphatase family protein, with the protein MTDIKILWVDDEVDLLKPHIIFLENKGYSIDTRVSGTEALEAIEEVNYDIVLLDENMPGLTGLETLHEIKEKQAQLPVIMITKSEEEYIMEEAIGSKIADYLIKPVNPNQILLSLKKNLDHSRLVSNKTTSDYQREFRKISMDLSMINSYEEWVQLYQKLIYWELELEDIDDTGMLEILTTQKNEANNQFCKFIDRHYPEWFEDNDEAPVMSHSLFKKRIAPHLKKDKPVLLVVVDNLRYDQFKVFETIINGHYKKETEETYCSILPTATQYARNALFSGLMPEDMAKRHPDLWLNDTEEGGKNMYEDEFLTAQLKRLGLGLSHQYHKITSEQQGRKLAENFKSQKDNDLTVVVYNFVDMLSHAKTEMKVIKDLASNDKSYRSLTLSWFKNSPLLEIIQRAQDLGFKLILTTDHGTINVTNPSKVIGDRDTSLNLRYKTGRSLSYEDKDVLAAKDPSTIKLPKINMSSSYIFAKGDLFFAYPNNYNHYVSYYRNTYQHGGVSLEEMLIPFAVFNPR; encoded by the coding sequence ATGACAGACATAAAAATCCTTTGGGTAGATGATGAAGTGGATTTATTAAAACCACACATTATATTTTTAGAGAATAAAGGGTACAGTATCGATACTCGAGTAAGTGGTACAGAAGCACTAGAAGCCATTGAAGAGGTAAACTATGATATTGTATTATTAGATGAAAACATGCCTGGCCTTACCGGTCTTGAAACTCTTCATGAAATTAAAGAAAAACAGGCACAATTACCTGTGATTATGATCACTAAGAGTGAAGAAGAGTATATCATGGAAGAAGCTATAGGTTCTAAAATAGCTGATTATTTAATTAAACCGGTGAATCCTAACCAAATATTACTTTCTTTAAAGAAGAATTTAGACCACTCTAGATTGGTATCTAATAAAACAACCTCTGACTACCAGAGAGAATTTAGAAAAATCTCTATGGATCTTTCTATGATTAATTCTTATGAAGAATGGGTGCAGCTATATCAAAAGTTAATTTATTGGGAATTAGAACTAGAGGACATAGATGATACTGGGATGTTAGAAATTCTTACGACGCAAAAAAATGAAGCTAATAATCAATTTTGCAAGTTTATAGATCGTCATTATCCAGAATGGTTTGAAGATAATGATGAAGCGCCTGTCATGTCTCATAGTTTATTTAAGAAAAGAATTGCTCCACATTTAAAGAAAGATAAACCTGTCCTGCTAGTAGTAGTAGATAATTTAAGATATGACCAGTTTAAGGTATTTGAAACCATTATAAATGGTCATTACAAAAAAGAGACTGAAGAAACATACTGTTCTATACTACCTACAGCAACACAGTATGCTAGAAACGCACTATTCTCTGGACTGATGCCTGAGGATATGGCAAAAAGACATCCAGACCTATGGTTAAATGATACCGAAGAAGGTGGAAAAAACATGTATGAAGATGAATTCTTAACTGCACAATTAAAAAGATTAGGTTTAGGACTTTCACACCAGTATCACAAAATAACTAGTGAGCAACAAGGTAGAAAATTAGCTGAGAATTTTAAATCTCAAAAAGATAATGATTTAACGGTAGTGGTCTATAATTTTGTAGATATGCTTTCTCATGCTAAAACTGAAATGAAAGTAATCAAAGACCTGGCGAGTAATGATAAATCATATAGATCCTTAACATTAAGCTGGTTTAAGAACTCTCCATTATTAGAGATTATTCAAAGAGCACAAGATTTAGGTTTTAAATTAATTCTTACTACAGATCACGGAACAATAAATGTCACTAACCCTAGTAAAGTTATAGGTGATAGAGACACTAGCCTTAATTTAAGATATAAAACGGGTCGTAGCTTGAGTTATGAAGATAAAGATGTTCTAGCAGCAAAAGATCCTAGTACTATTAAACTTCCTAAAATAAATATGAGTAGTAGTTACATATTTGCAAAAGGAGATTTGTTTTTTGCTTATCCTAACAACTACAACCACTACGTTAGTTATTATAGAAACACCTATCAACATGGTGGCGTTTCTTTAGAAGAGATGTTAATACCATTTGCTGTTTTTAATCCTAGATAG
- the lysA gene encoding diaminopimelate decarboxylase, translating to MQSQDLLNIAQEHGSPVYVYDAHRIVSQYERLTSAFAQAKSLRIHYAVKALSNLSILKLFKQLGAGLDTVSLQEVQLGLAAGVEPHKIIYTPNGVSLEEIEQVAAMGVQINIDNLSILEQFGSKHPTIPVCVRINPHVMAGGNANISVGHIDSKFGISIHQIPHLLRIVENTKMTVNGVHMHTGSDILDIGVFLYATEILFETAAKFKDLEFIDFGSGFKVPYKEGDVATDIEDLGEQLSERFNKFCKDYGRDITLAFEPGKFLVSEAGYFLAKVNVVKQTTSTVFAGIDSGFNHLIRPMLYGSYHGIKNISNENGRNRFYSVVGYICETDTFAQNRQISEITEGDILAFANAGAYCYSMTSNYNSRYRPAEVLWYNGEAHLIRERETMEDILKHQVPVELALEELV from the coding sequence ATGCAATCACAAGATTTATTGAACATTGCACAGGAACACGGTAGTCCTGTCTATGTGTACGACGCGCATCGTATCGTGTCGCAGTATGAACGTTTGACCTCGGCTTTCGCGCAAGCGAAATCACTGAGAATACATTATGCCGTTAAAGCATTATCAAACTTATCTATCTTGAAGCTGTTTAAACAGTTAGGCGCTGGACTCGATACCGTGAGTCTACAAGAAGTACAGTTGGGTCTAGCTGCTGGTGTAGAGCCACACAAGATCATTTACACGCCTAATGGTGTGTCGCTAGAAGAGATTGAACAAGTCGCTGCCATGGGCGTGCAAATCAATATTGATAATTTATCGATCCTTGAACAATTTGGCTCTAAGCATCCTACCATACCGGTATGTGTACGTATCAATCCACACGTTATGGCTGGTGGTAATGCAAACATATCTGTAGGACACATAGATTCAAAATTTGGGATCTCTATTCACCAGATACCGCATTTACTGCGCATTGTAGAAAATACTAAAATGACCGTTAACGGTGTGCACATGCATACTGGTAGTGACATTCTAGACATAGGCGTGTTTTTATATGCGACAGAAATATTGTTTGAGACCGCAGCAAAGTTTAAGGACCTGGAGTTTATCGATTTTGGTAGTGGATTTAAAGTACCTTATAAAGAAGGCGACGTCGCAACAGATATTGAAGATCTAGGTGAGCAATTAAGCGAGCGTTTCAATAAATTTTGTAAAGATTATGGACGCGATATCACACTAGCCTTTGAACCTGGAAAGTTTCTAGTAAGCGAGGCAGGATATTTTCTTGCCAAAGTGAATGTCGTAAAACAAACCACGTCTACCGTTTTTGCAGGTATCGATAGTGGATTTAATCACCTGATACGTCCTATGTTATATGGATCGTACCACGGTATTAAAAATATCTCTAACGAGAATGGCCGCAATCGTTTTTACAGCGTGGTAGGTTACATCTGTGAGACCGACACCTTTGCACAAAACCGCCAGATCAGCGAGATCACAGAAGGTGACATTCTCGCATTTGCAAACGCTGGTGCCTACTGCTACTCTATGACTAGTAACTATAACTCTAGATACCGTCCGGCAGAGGTGCTGTGGTACAACGGCGAGGCGCATTTAATAAGAGAACGCGAGACCATGGAGGATATTTTAAAACATCAAGTACCTGTAGAGCTAGCACTAGAAGAACTGGTTTAA